The genomic segment GCAAACATTAGGTGAACTGCGCGCTGCTGCATCGCCACCAATACACCCATGGCGGCAGTGTAGTAGTGAAACAAAGACATGGTGATAGCTATGGCTGAAATCGCTATGCCTACCCAACCAGCAATCTTACGGAATTGTGAGTCTGGGTCGTATTTTTCAAGCGTGGCCTGCACGTCGATCGGTTCGAGGTGCGCCGCTACGCTTGGCTTACGCTCTTCGCTGCTCACGATAACACTCTCCTTAATCGCAGCCAGACGACGGGCCGCGTGGCAAGGTATATGTCTACGGTAGTTCCGGATGGGTATTGCCCTAATTCGACACGGTCGTTGCCCAGTAGGATAGCTTGAGAAGCCTCCGGTGAGACGACTAGGCTTAGCGCGGGTAAGGCAACATCATGGGGGACAAAAAACCAGCCGTCTTCCACGCGAAATCCGGGTGCGTTGTCTGTGGGCATACCGGCATTGTAGGACTTCATTCTGGTGCCGACTAGCCGTAGACCTTCCTCTTCAACTGACAGATACTCGAAAATTGGTGTGCGTTCTACTGAGTGCATGAAATAACTGGTTACTGTGTCTCCTACCGCCACCTCAAACGTATGTGCGGAATGTCCAGCTGCCTGTATGACTAATACGCGGGAAGTGGGGAAGAAAGAGGATACAAGTATAGCCAAGGCGAACAAACTACCGAGCAGGGCTATAAACGAAGGGGCACCGCGCTGCGGTGCCCCACGATAAGGGGCCACTAGCGCCGTTCCCTAAAGAATCTCGCTGCGCCAGGGTGAAGCGGAATTGGCATTGCTTCCTGCGCCGTAGCGAGGGAGAGATCTCTGCCGCGCACGTGGGCGGCGCCGAAGTCATCTAGGTGCTTGAACAAGGCTCTAGTGATGTCATAGACCAGTCGATCAGAGAGGCTGCCCTTGACAGCAATCATGGCCCGCACAGCTACGGTTTCCACCGGCTCCGTTATGCCGCGATACGTTGCGGCCGCGATAGTGTGGCGGGTGTAGAATGGGTGAGTGGTGCGTAGCGCGTCTACTTCCGGTCCGGTAATCGGGACCAGCGCGATGGCGATGCTGTTGGCTAACTCCGTTACCGCAGCTGTAGGAGTTCCCGCAGTAACAAATGCGGCATCTAGGTGTCCGTCCCTGATTTGCGCCGTGGCGTCACCAAAGGGCAGGTACTCTACTTTGGCTAGTGCCGTGTACTGTACGCCGAAAGCTGAGAGAATTTGGCGAGCATTGGCTTCTGTTCCGGATCCTGCAGCGCCTACCGCTACGCGGCGTCCGACTAGGTCACGCACCGATCGAATGCCCGATGCCTGTGTAACAATCAGTTGGATTACCTCTGGATAGAGGGTGGCGATGCCGCGGATTTGGTCGTTCTTGCGATCTCTAAACATCTCTAGCCCATGGAATGAATAATAAGCAATGTCATTTTGCAGGAAGGCAATCTCCACACCATCGGCCCCTGCTGTAGCAAGGAGATTGGCGTTTGCTACCGAAGCGCCGGTAACTCGGGCCGAAGCTTCCATATTGCGGATATCCTTGTTAAGGATCTGAGCGAGTGCCCCGCCGAGCGGGAAGTAGACCCCACCCGTACCCCCGGTAGCGATACTAAGGAACTGCTTCTGCGGTGTGCAACCGGTGATGACGGCGGCTAGAGCAACGATGAGAACTAGGGTGACGATAAGTACACGTTTCATTTTTTCCCCTCCTGTTAGTTTGTACCTAAGCTTAAGCCGCACCCTACAGAATCCTACAGAAAACTACAGAAAAATACTTGCACAGTTCAGAAGATTGCTTAGAATTGGACGACTGCAGAGCGTGGCTAAATCAGGTATAATGAACGGGACAAGCCTTTATGGGGGTGCGCTTTTTGGTCAAAGCCGACACACACGTGCATACTATCGCCAGCGGTCACGCTTACGGAACAGTACAAGAGATGGCCGTCGCCGCGCGCGAGAAAGGATTGGAGCTAATTGCGCTTTGTGACCACGGGCCGAGCCTGCCTGGTGCTCCGCACCGCTACTACTTCAGCAACTTGCTCGTACTGCCGCACTTTATCGCGGGGGTAGAGGTCTTGCGCGGCATCGAGGCAAATATGCTTAATGAGCGCGGCGAACTCGACCTGGAGCGGCGTTTTCTTGAGCGCCTAGACTGGGTCGCGGCCGGTTTTCACGACGACTGCGTCACGCCCATGTCGCGCGACCTTAACACCCAGGCCATTCTAGGCGCGATTAGCACCGGCCTCGTCGACGTCATTGTTCACCCGGGCAACCCGCAATTTCCTATTCACCACGAGGTGGTCGTGCGGGCGATTGCCGAGGCGGGCATCGCCATGGAAGTAAACAACGCCTCACTTATCTATCCGCATCGTCGCGGGAGCGACAAGAACTGCGTGGAGCTTATTAAGCTAGCCATTCTGTACGGGGCAAACATTGTCTTGGGCAGTGACGCACATTCGCCCTGGCAGATTGGCGAAGTCTCGCAAGCCTACGCCTTAGCCGCAAGCTGTGGCGTGCCGGCTGCGCAAATACTCAACCTTACCGCCAGCGGCGTGCGCGAGTATCTTAAAAAACGGGGCAAGCCGCGCTACATCGCTGATGCCCCCGTGGTTTGAGGCAGGTGATGCTTATGAAAGGCGCGGTCAAGTTCGTAATTATTACCGGGTTGTCGGGTGCGGGGAAGTCGCAAGCGATTAAAGTCTTTGAGGATGCCGACTACTTTTGTGTCGACAACCTTCCTCCGGCGCTTTTGCCGAAGTTCGCGGAACTCTGCGCCTCAGGCGGCACGATCAAGCGAGCCGCGCTCGTCATGGACATTCGCGGCGGGGAGTTCTTTAAATCGCTCTTTGATGCGCTTGCTTACCTTAGCTTCCACGAGTGGCCGCATGAGGTGTTGTTTTTGGAGGCGTCTGAAGAGGTCTTGGTGCGCAGGTTTAAGGAAACACGGCGCCGACATCCGCTTGCCGGCGAAGGCAGTATCCAGGATGGCATTAGGCGCGAAGTGGAGATGCTCGCGGAGATAAAGCGACGTGCCGATAAGATTATTAATACTTCCAGCCTCACCCCGGCGCAACTAAGGGAAGAGGTGCAGGCTCTCTTTCAACAAGGCGAATCAGGCGGGAAACTGCAGATTAGGTTGCTCTCGTTTGGCTTCAAGAAAGGGATTCCGCTCGACGCCGACTTTGTCTTTGACTGCCGTTTCTTGGCTAACCCCCACTACGTGCAGGAGCTAAAACCACTCACGGGGATAGACGCGCGGGTCAAGCAATTTGTGTTTGAGGACGAGGCCAGCCAGGATTATCTCGCCATGATGCAGGAGATGGTGGAGTTCGTAATCCCGCGCTGCATCAAGGAAGGGAAGACCCAGTTGGTGGTCGCTATCGGCTGCACCGGCGGCAGGCACCGTTCGGTAGCTATGGCCGAAGCGCTAAAGGAGAGACTCGTGCTTGCGCGCCACCGGGTGGCGATAGAGCACCGGCATATAAGCGAGGAGGTGTAGCCTTGCGCTGGCTCAAGTGGCTTTACCCGGGTCTGCGAGTTAAGCGCTACATCTTTTTGGCGACGTGCGGCGTCTGCCTAAGTATGGTGGGCTTAGGGCTCCTATGGGGACGTCGGCTGCTGGGCTTTATTGAGGAACAGCTGGTAGTATATCTGCAGGCCTCAGCCGGCACGACCGCTCTCTACGTGACAGGTATGCTACTAGTCATCAGTGGATTAGTACTGGTGGGCGTAGCGGTAAGAAGCGTCGTGCGCTCAATCCTCGAAATCATCACGCCCGAGCAAGAAGACAGGCTTGTCGATGTGCTGTTTAGGCGGCGGTTGCTTAAGAGCGGTCCGCGCATAGTGGCGATTGGCGGCGGCTCGGGCCTCTCGGTACTCTTGCGCGGGATAAAGAGCTACACCAGTAATATCACCGCGATTGTCACTGTTTCGGACGACGGCGGCAGCTCGGGACGCTTGCGCGGTGAGATGGGTATACTGCCGCCCGGCGATATCCGCAATTGCGTGTTGGCCTTAGCCGACACCGAGTCGCTGTTAGAAAGCCTCTTCCAGTATCGCTTTAAGAACGGCGAGCTGGACGGACATAGCTTTGGCAATCTGTTGATTGCCGCCATGACCTCGATTACGGGGGATTTTCAGCTAGCCGTCAAGGAGTTTAGCAAGGTTTTGGCTGTGCGGGGGCGGGTCTTGCCGGTGACAAATGCCGATGTGCGCCTGCGGGCCGAACTTGAAGATGGCACGGTCGTAGAGGGTGAGACCAACGTCAGCTTGTGCGGCGCTCAGGTACGCGCACTCAGCCTTATCCCGAGCGACGCCGAGGCACTGCCGGAGGTGCTTAAGGCCATTGACGAAGCAGATGCCATAGTGCTTGGCCCCGGGAGCTTGTACACCTCAGTCATCCCAAATTTGTTGGTGCGCGGCATGGGCGAAGCGCTGACGGCGGCTAAAGCTCCGAAAATCTACATCTGTAATGTTATGACGCAACCGGGGGAGACAGATGGCTTTACCGCCTCACAGCACGTCACGGCCATAGAACGTTTTTCGTCGCCCCGTCTAATTGACTGGATTGTAGTTAACAGCGCGAGAGTGCGCCCGCATTTAGTGTCCAAATATGCCGCGGCTAACTCCGCGCCGGTGGTATTAGATCTCCCGCGCCTAAGTCAACTCGGCCTGCGCATAGCCACAGGCGACCTACTACAGCAGGGAGATGTAGTGCGACACGACCCCGAGAAGCTAGCGCGTCGCCTCATGGAGTTAATTGCCTCTGCCAAGAAGTGAAATAAGCGAGGAGGGCCCACATGCCAAGAACAATTCCCACCGCCGAACCGTTTCGCATCAAAGTTGTCGAACCCGTAAAAATGACTACGCGCGA from the Selenomonadales bacterium genome contains:
- a CDS encoding TAXI family TRAP transporter solute-binding subunit, whose product is MKRVLIVTLVLIVALAAVITGCTPQKQFLSIATGGTGGVYFPLGGALAQILNKDIRNMEASARVTGASVANANLLATAGADGVEIAFLQNDIAYYSFHGLEMFRDRKNDQIRGIATLYPEVIQLIVTQASGIRSVRDLVGRRVAVGAAGSGTEANARQILSAFGVQYTALAKVEYLPFGDATAQIRDGHLDAAFVTAGTPTAAVTELANSIAIALVPITGPEVDALRTTHPFYTRHTIAAATYRGITEPVETVAVRAMIAVKGSLSDRLVYDITRALFKHLDDFGAAHVRGRDLSLATAQEAMPIPLHPGAARFFRERR
- a CDS encoding phosphatase, whose translation is MVKADTHVHTIASGHAYGTVQEMAVAAREKGLELIALCDHGPSLPGAPHRYYFSNLLVLPHFIAGVEVLRGIEANMLNERGELDLERRFLERLDWVAAGFHDDCVTPMSRDLNTQAILGAISTGLVDVIVHPGNPQFPIHHEVVVRAIAEAGIAMEVNNASLIYPHRRGSDKNCVELIKLAILYGANIVLGSDAHSPWQIGEVSQAYALAASCGVPAAQILNLTASGVREYLKKRGKPRYIADAPVV
- a CDS encoding DUF1850 domain-containing protein, which produces MHSVERTPIFEYLSVEEEGLRLVGTRMKSYNAGMPTDNAPGFRVEDGWFFVPHDVALPALSLVVSPEASQAILLGNDRVELGQYPSGTTVDIYLATRPVVWLRLRRVLS
- a CDS encoding YvcK family protein, yielding MVGLGLLWGRRLLGFIEEQLVVYLQASAGTTALYVTGMLLVISGLVLVGVAVRSVVRSILEIITPEQEDRLVDVLFRRRLLKSGPRIVAIGGGSGLSVLLRGIKSYTSNITAIVTVSDDGGSSGRLRGEMGILPPGDIRNCVLALADTESLLESLFQYRFKNGELDGHSFGNLLIAAMTSITGDFQLAVKEFSKVLAVRGRVLPVTNADVRLRAELEDGTVVEGETNVSLCGAQVRALSLIPSDAEALPEVLKAIDEADAIVLGPGSLYTSVIPNLLVRGMGEALTAAKAPKIYICNVMTQPGETDGFTASQHVTAIERFSSPRLIDWIVVNSARVRPHLVSKYAAANSAPVVLDLPRLSQLGLRIATGDLLQQGDVVRHDPEKLARRLMELIASAKK
- the rapZ gene encoding RNase adapter RapZ, which encodes MKGAVKFVIITGLSGAGKSQAIKVFEDADYFCVDNLPPALLPKFAELCASGGTIKRAALVMDIRGGEFFKSLFDALAYLSFHEWPHEVLFLEASEEVLVRRFKETRRRHPLAGEGSIQDGIRREVEMLAEIKRRADKIINTSSLTPAQLREEVQALFQQGESGGKLQIRLLSFGFKKGIPLDADFVFDCRFLANPHYVQELKPLTGIDARVKQFVFEDEASQDYLAMMQEMVEFVIPRCIKEGKTQLVVAIGCTGGRHRSVAMAEALKERLVLARHRVAIEHRHISEEV